Within Anopheles nili chromosome 3, idAnoNiliSN_F5_01, whole genome shotgun sequence, the genomic segment TTGCACGTACCTCGTGTTGGACGAAGCCGATCGTATGCTGGACATGGGCTTCGAGCCGCAAATTCGCAAGATCATCTCGCAAATCCGTCCCGATCGCCAGGTGCTGATGTGGTCCGCTACCTGGCCCAAGGAAATCCGCAAGCTGGCTGAGGAGTTCCTGCGCGATTACATTCAGATAAACATCGGCTCGTTGAATCTGGCTGCGAACGAAAACATTCTGCAAATTATCGATTGCTGCGAAGAGTATGAGAAAGAGAATCGTATGTTCAAGTTGCTGGAGCAAATTTCAGCGCAGAATGATGGCAAAACCATCATCTTCGTCGAAACGAAGCGCAAAGTGGACAAAATTGTGAACGTAATTCGTCGGCAGGGTTGGCGTGCGGATGGAATTCACGGCGATAAATCTCAAAAGGACCGCGATTACGTTCTGAACACATTCCGCCGCTCGAATAATGGTATCCTGGTCGCGACAGATGTGGCCTCGCGCGGTTTAGGTGAGAATTATTGTATACGGTAGAATTTGCCAGCAGTTGGCGAAACTGCTAAACCTATTTTCATATATGTGccttttgcatttttggttttctctgTTTTGTGGTAGTAGTGGATGGTAGCAGGGACGatgtaattgaatttctcGAACGTATTTTCCTtacattttgttatttttaaccGTATCTGGTTACGAACTCTGGTCAGTCGTTGTTTATATCGAGCGTGTTAACGAACAAAATGAATCAACAGACAAAATGATTTTGTGCTTCATCGTTCGGTGAGTGGCACAACATTATAATGCCATGGCGAACAAGGCGTACCACACCagtgttcgtttgttcgtggTGTCCGCTCATCTGTCTCGAGGAACTATCAGCACCAGCGTGACAAAATCTCAACTCGTTCTCTTGTCGCACGGAATCCATGCCTAGAGGGATTTACCTCCGATCATACTTGGAACGGAAGCACGCATTTACCAACGCAATTGACAATCGGCTatatgcaaacaaaactatTCGTTTATTCTTATATTTCTTTTACAGAAAGCGTCGCACGGCGGAGCAGGGTTTGTAGATGATTGTCAATGCTTGGTGTTTCCGTTCGTAGATAGAAGAAATCGGATTCCGTCCGTCGAGTGTTCGTTGGCAGGCGCTCGTTTGATGCGTATGCCATATCAGCCAACCGAGCGATCGAGAATGGATAGTGGCTGGTGTGGAGATGCTTTCGTGCGGACTGATCGATGACGACGAATCACGTGGAGATAGGGAGTGCTCGTTGCCTGATAGATTTTCTGGTTGTTTTTGCTGATTGGTGCAATTACCGCTTCACAAATGACAAGTTTAGGGATCGTCAAGGGTGTCTAACGAATTCGTGCCCCCTCTTATCTTTCTGAGTGATGAGTCATAACGGCCTCGCCTTCGTTAGTTGCGTTTTGATTATAGTCGGTAATGCGCGCCAGTTCCTAAATGGGTACAGCTCACTATCCCCACTGTATCTGCAAAAGGCCCAGATCTGATAGAGTCGCCTAATCGTCTGAGGTGGCGCGATCGTCGTCCTATATCGCTCGATGACTTCGTGGCACTTGCCCTTGATCTCAACGGATCGCCAACGCAGTTGTTTGGCGACGTGCACGTAGGAACAGGATTGCATGCATTTTGATAATAGTTCGTTTGTTGGCGGCATAGAAGGGCCCAAAGATACGGTCCCGTACGGAGTTGACGAGATCAACGTGGGATGGATGGAGATGGCATTTTAAGGATGACCGCCTGGATGGTCGAATTGATGTATAGGTAAGTGGCCATCTCCTCTGTAGAGCAACTCTTACGACAGTGGACCGTATTATTCTCGGCTAGGGTTTCCGCTTAGATGTACATCCTGCTTATACGTGCACATCCGTACGTTGAGAGTTCATAGTGCACACGTTTACAATTGTTTCGCTAACAAGAGAGGCGACTCGTAGACAGCTTTAGCCTTTCAAATCCTTGAGCTTTTTGGGAAGCATAAACACAATATTATGGTGTACGACAGATGGATACTATAGCAGAATGCTCCAGGGCATACGAGTGCTTTAAGGAACTGTTCGCGCATTAACACATTAATGAAGGGGAACCATAATCGGTAGAGTAGGGTGAACCGATGGCAACatattttcgttcgtttgtagCTTCGTTTGTTCTCATGTTCTGTGTTAATATTTATATCATTTGTTATGACGCTAAGGGGGttactctgttttttttttattgtcgaAAATTTGAACCCAGATTAAGAAACAAAATGTATATCTTTATATTTACATAATATGTGTGTTGGATGTGGTTCATGaaattttgcttaaatttcAGTAACGTGtgtcgttttccttccgaatTTCGAATTACGAGCCGATTGCATTACTTTATAGTTTTCTATTGACGAATATGTCGATGCTGCGTTCTTTAAATGACTACGTTTGTTTGACTATGACCCACTTTGaggtatcgttttttttaaacgagcTGAGATCACGTTCTAAAATCGCAATGACTGACCGATTTTCCGATTGTTATGCATTACGTTAGTTGTATGTAGATTTGCTTCTGTTTTGTATTTGTGTACGCTTCTGCGATGAAAGGGAAAAGTGCTTGGCATAACCGCAAGCGCTTAGACCGTGATGTGTGGTTTATTCCAATCGTTTACAATTGTCCACCAATATCTTGTTTAGTaaaacttttttgtttttttttttttcattacgtTACGCCTTTTGCTCCGATGCTTCCCAGATGTGGACGATGTAAAGTTTGTCGTTAATTTTGACTTCCCAAACAACACCGAAGATTATGTTCATCGCATTGGGCGAACGGGGCGTTCAACTAACAAAGGTACTTCGTACACGTTCTTCACTCCAGCCAACTCATCGAAGGCTACTGACTTGATCAGTGTGCTTCAGGATGCCAATCAGGTATTGGAAGAGCAAATAAGATTGAATTCAAAGCAGCATAATTCGCGTGGATGTTTAACGCTTTCTGTCATTTGCAGTATATCAACCCGGAACTGCAAGAGTATGCCCGCGGTGGAGGCCGTCACCGTGGAGGCGGTGGTCGCATGCGTGGAAATATGGGTAATGGTGGCCGCGACCGTGGTGGTGGTCCTCGCGGTGGAAGAATGGGCGGAGGTAGTCGATTCGGCGATTCGAAACCAGGACGCGATGACGGCATATACCGCAATGGCAATGAAGATCGTGGTCCTAAGTATCCGCGTCGGGATGAATTTGGTCggagcgatcgcgatcaccggGATGCTGGATCACgtcccggtgctggtggttaCGGTGTCGGAGGAGGTTACGCTGTCGGTGGACTGTCTCGCACGACCAACGGTATGGCATCAAACGGTTTTGCCGGCAGCAGCGTTGCAGCCCCGTACGGAATGGACGATCGTAGCTACGGTGGACATTACGGAGCCACGAGTCAAGTACAACCAGCGTATGGTGGAGGCGTTTACGCCGCCCAAGCAGCCGGTGCTCGGCGTTCGGAAGCTGATCGCACACGAGTACCGACCGGAGCAGCCATCGGTTTGTCCGCTACCCCTGCCATGGCCAGTGCAATTGCCTACGCGCATCCCGGTATGGCACTGAACGGTCCTTATGGCGCAGGAGTGGGCTATCAGTACGCTGGTCCTCCGCCGACTGCCATCGCCCGAGCCGACGGATATCCACCTGCGCGAGGAGTCATGCCGTCGATGGTAACGGGTGGCATGTAAAGCTCGAGATGCCCACGCCATACCACCTCCTTATATTTTTACATTACGTCCGCACCTATATCGTCGCATCGTATCGACTGATCATGGCTGATGGCAGGAACATGTATGAACTCCTCGTTCGGCAAGCACAGGAAGCGCGAAGATATATGGGAATCGGCAATAACCTCATAAACTCGTGACAATTTGTTTCGGCTGTATTATATGGATAAATTCGAttgcattaattttaaatgatttacGTTAATTACATACAATGCTTTCTACATGGTAATTTAAGGAAATGCATAGACGCACTTAGTTTTACGGTAACGGCGCAACATCTAGGTCTAATTTGAGCGCGTATTTATGAACAATctaattaacattttgaaatatttccggATGAATATCAATAAAGAATTTTCTTTTAACTGTACACCGTTGAAGTGTTGTTAGCTCGATTCCACAACTGTTTGGTTCTAAGAAGGAAATGTTGCTAGTTTTCCATCGGATGCTGTCGATTGCATAGAGAGAGCTTCACAAAAATAATGTATTTCTTTAATTTTCTACATTATAATATCCAGTATGGTGACGGTTTGATTgattatggttttttttcgattgttgGATGGAAATTTCATTCTCCCAGCTTGTTAAAAACAATAGCCGATATAAACAGATGCACTTTTTTGACTGAAATATAAAGGTGGTTTTGATCCGTTtcgattgctgctgctttacAGAACATTTATCAGGCACCGATAATTAAACACCCACTAAGTCTGTCTAATGTTGGGTAAATACGAACCACTTAATGTAAGTAATTATCTTCCTAAGTTAGCATGTTATGGTTGATTAAAACCATAAATACACACAGCACATAACATACACATTGGCTAAATTAACATTGGAATTACATgctggaaaagcaaacgaagcaaagAGAACTCGCTCCAATGAAGTGTGTTGATCAAATATCACGCTAATTGAATGAGTTTTAAATATTGCTGTTTGCTTGTtctgtccgtgtgtgtgtgttttttttgtttactcacttcccacaaccagcaCGAGCGGTTGGCTTGCGATCACTAATGCCGGATACTCGCCGACACAAAGGCCCCATATGGTCTCGCGTGGATGTTACTTATCCGGCGCCATTTATCTAccgaaaagtgaaagaaacaaaagcattcAGATTGTGGAGGTTAAGCAAAAAGAtgacagcaacaacaacagcaacgaaaaagcTGCTCCATTACACGTTTGATGTAAGAGACGGTGGCTCCTTGATAAGCACCGCCGCCGAAAGATGCATATATAATGCAATAATCTAGCTTAGGAAACTTTTCACTTGGCAAAGTTCCAGGATTAGAAGCTAGCGGCCAGCGCGGAACAAGCGGAATATCCCCCCCGTGCGATAGTGGATAAGAGTGcggcacaaaataaaacggcagtggtggcaaaaatggaaaaactgcTCGGAAAAATGGCAGGCCCCTTTTCGCCCCCGTAACGGCACGGTACGGTGTGCATTAAACCAGGCACCGTGAGCACCGCAGGTGTCAACCCAGCACGAGCTGCCACGGTTGCCACGGCCCTTTTCGTTGGGGGCGGCAGCAACGCCAGCCAGCATTGTGCGATAAAACTTTACTACGTGCATGATAAGATAGGGAAAACGCGCGCGATGACACACCGGGCACCGGTTCCAGCGCTGCAGGTTCACAATCACCGTGGTGTGTGGGTTTGGAGGCTTGGATGTTTGAAAAACAGAGTGgagtgggttggaaaatccaCCATTCCAGCCTCACATCTTTGCCGGTTGTCGGCGTTCTGGGTACCGCCGTACGTAGGTCACCATTTTGCGGCTGATTCCCATTTCCAGCGGGTGTGCCAGGAGTGtgccttcgtccttcgtccttcgtccgcAATTTTGCCAGGACTCGGCTCGAGCAAAAACGCGCTGCCCCGTGGTTTCATCCCGCGGTGTGTTGTTTATTCTTGCATTTTTCATATCCCGGTGTTGGCAGTTTTGCTGATGC encodes:
- the LOC128724366 gene encoding uncharacterized protein LOC128724366 — encoded protein: MWMYTRIRRGGRDSRSAERSSRSFGGGGTSSLMRRNDRNGGRVEKRFDRMERNGENLRSIRWDQVKLEAFQKNFFQPASSVLNRSRAEVDQYLDKNEITVYGKNVPAPILHFHESGFPQYMLDEFQRQAFKEPTFIQAVGWSIAMSGRDMVGIAKTGSGKTLAYILPALVHISNQPRIVRGDGPIALVLAPTRELAQQIKQVCDDFGRRMGIYNTCVFGGASKYPQENDLRRGVEIVIATPGRLIDFLERETTNLRRCTYLVLDEADRMLDMGFEPQIRKIISQIRPDRQVLMWSATWPKEIRKLAEEFLRDYIQINIGSLNLAANENILQIIDCCEEYEKENRMFKLLEQISAQNDGKTIIFVETKRKVDKIVNVIRRQGWRADGIHGDKSQKDRDYVLNTFRRSNNGILVATDVASRGLDVDDVKFVVNFDFPNNTEDYVHRIGRTGRSTNKGTSYTFFTPANSSKATDLISVLQDANQYINPELQEYARGGGRHRGGGGRMRGNMGNGGRDRGGGPRGGRMGGGSRFGDSKPGRDDGIYRNGNEDRGPKYPRRDEFGRSDRDHRDAGSRPGAGGYGVGGGYAVGGLSRTTNGMASNGFAGSSVAAPYGMDDRSYGGHYGATSQVQPAYGGGVYAAQAAGARRSEADRTRVPTGAAIGLSATPAMASAIAYAHPGMALNGPYGAGVGYQYAGPPPTAIARADGYPPARGVMPSMVTGGM